A window of the Zeugodacus cucurbitae isolate PBARC_wt_2022May chromosome 2, idZeuCucr1.2, whole genome shotgun sequence genome harbors these coding sequences:
- the Myo1b_1 gene encoding unconventional myosin-Ia isoform X2 yields MEQEIGTWDSVLLENLSEDSFINNIHLRYKRDHIYTYIGTSVVAVNPYHHISERTSDTIRNYGSKGIFQLPPHIYGLTNLAFQSLKDQGEDQCIVLTGESGAGKTESFKMIVNFLTHIQDKITTSQLFKKETPNCSTGSGYVGYVQTHRRTSSNCSVPNVASYKKSDSAMTITNTARRQSLSPGPGPRRCSTANASAQRIRAESSDRSQGRRNMREKIVDFDFSHHKSTENISFIDGKATSRTIDKHPSKSCFKHQPTQTAPINTANLINSSLATSSKYLHSAHQSGSVTSGGCRQCGHSRCTRALALEMDTRNMPFKTSTAHSFLAGPSRAMHRGSFCNLLRQHSTESQTDRSSLIGSTQRISLYEAHKQNQLATATCTIMPSNVATGAQTSSTLSLSGTMNMPSTRSRRKSPSQRLRECVTCADVFLEAMGNAVTLKNSNSSRYGKLFDIEIDFKGDPMGVHITHFMLEKTRITNTSVGERNFHIFYQLLLGADLPLLKSLKLYRNVEKYDILRNTTAIEEDRDNFHYTKKSLEILGLSCDEITAILRVIAIVLKLGNFIFVPITNIDGTEGCQISNVYEVQETAHLLSLEAQILINCLTRANCSNSTMEDVGCELDARQAANARNTLCRTLYGRLFTWLVNKINEILKSTQREKNLALLDFYGFELLEINSFEQFAINYSAEKIHQNFVHNILRLEQELYIREGLEWTRVDFFDNESICELIDKPSYGILSIINEPHLNSNEALLLRIQQCCAGHPNFISGSQNSMCFKIRHFANVVSYSIHRFLEKNSDVLPKYVSGAMYQSKLPLVQSLFPEGNPRRQVSRKPTTLSSNVRTQLHTLLAIIKNRRSHYVFCIKPNECKQSHTFDLALVQHQVRYMSLMPLVHLCRTGHCFHLPHAKFYNRYKLLNNSTWPHYRGNVSTDNGPPSCSIVEGVALIIRHLPLPAAEFTIGTKNVFVRSPRTEYELEQFRRERINELAILIQTKFRMYVARKHFLRMRQSQIIIASAWRTWRARKEYTVMKYKRQVHWAVDIISRYYRHWKIRHFLLTIPMRLPPNTLSPLSTEWPTAPKFLAETSRLLRAIYHRWKCYIYRSSFDQTSRNRMREKVTASIIFKDRKASYSRSVGHPFVGDYVRLRHNQQWKKMCVETNDQYVVFADIINKITRSSGKFVPILLVLSTSSLLLLDQRTLQIKYRVPASEIYRMSLSPYLDDIAVFHVKASEFGRKKGDFVFQTGHVIEIVTKMFLVIQNATGKPPEIHISTEFEANFGQQTIIFSFKYGGMSDLVQSQPKVTRKANRMEITV; encoded by the exons ATGGAACAAGAGATTGGAACATGGGACTCAGTTCTGCTGGAGAATCTTTCTGAAGATAGCTTTATTAACAATATCCACCTTCGCTACAAACGTGACCATATATAC acatacatcGGAACATCTGTTGTCGCTGTGAATCCATATCATCACATATCAGAACGAACGTCGGACACTATACGCAATTATGGCAGCAAAGGAATCTTTCAGCTGCCACCGCATat TTACGGTTTGACGAATTTAGCTTTTCAATCCCTGAAGGACCAAGGCGAAGATCAGTGTATTGTACTAACAG GCGAAAGTGGCGCAGGAAAAACAGAATCATTCAAAATGATCGTTAATTTTCTCACGCATATTCAAGACAAAATCACAACATCGCAACTATTTAAAAAGGAAACACCGAATTGCAGTACCGGTAGTGGTTATGTTGGTTATGTTCAAACACATCGGCGTACATCTAGCAATTGTTCGGTTCCAAATGTTGCttcatataaaaaatctgaTAGTGCCATGACAATAACAAATACAGCTCGCCGTCAGTCACTTTCGCCTGGTCCAGGGCCACGTCGTTGCAGCACTGCAAATGCTTCCGCACAACGCATTCGCGCTGAAAGCTCAGATCGCAGTCAAGGTCGGCGTAATATGCGAGAGAAAATTGTCGACTTCGATTTCTCTCATCACAAAAGtactgaaaatatttcatttatcgaTGGAAAAGCTACATCACGTACTATTGATAAACATCCGTCAAAGTCATGCTTTAAGCACCAGCCAACACAAACAGCCCCTATTAACACTGCCAATCTAATAAACTCAAGCTTAGCCACATCATCGAAATACCTGCATAGTGCCCATCAATCTGGAAGCGTAACTAGCGGCGGTTGTCGCCAGTGTGGTCATAGTAGATGTACACGCGCTTTGGCTCTCGAAATGGATACTCGCAATATGCCATTCAAAACAAGCACTGCACACAGTTTCTTAGCTGGTCCTTCAAGAGCCATGCATCGCGGTAGCTTCTGCAATTTATTGCGACAACATTCCACTGAAAGCCAAACCGACCGTTCGTCATTGATTGGTTCAACACAACGTATATCTCTTTACGAGGCACACAAACAGAATCAGTTGGCCACCGCCACTTGTACGATCATGCCAAGTAATGTTGCAACTGGTGCACAAACTTCTTCAACACTATCGCTCTCAGGGACAATGAATATGCCAAGCACAAGGTCGCGTCGAAAGTCACCGAGTCAAAGATTGCGGGAATGTGTCACTTGTGCCGATGTTTTTCTAGAAGCCATGGGAAATGCGGTTACCTTAAAGAACAGCAATTCCAGTCGTTAT GGCAAACTATTTGACATTGAAATCGACTTTAAGGGTGACCCGATGGGTGTGCACATAACTCATT TCATGTTGGAAAAG ACGCGCATTACCAATACCAGTGTTGGGGAACGCAATTTTCACATATTCTACCAGTTGCTGTTGGGAGCTGATCTACCATTGTTAA AATCCCTCAAACTATATAGGAATGTGGAAAAATACGATATCTTAAGGAATACAACTGCCATTGAAGAAGATCGCGATAATTTTCATTACACCAAA aaATCTCTTGAAATACTTGGTTTGTCGTGTGATGAAATTACCGCCATACTTCGTGTCATTGCAATCGTTTTAAAGTTAGGAAACTTCATTTTTGTGCCCATAACCAATATCGATGGAACTGAAGGCTGTCAAATATCAAATGTTTAcg AAGTGCAAGAGACAGCACACTTACTAAGTTTAGAAGCTCAAATCTTAATAAATTGCCTTACTCGAGccaattgctcaaatagcactATGGAAGATGTCG gcTGCGAATTAGATGCTCGTCAAGCAGCCAATGCACGTAACACCCTCTGTCGCACACTTTATGGCCGGCTATTTACTTGGTTGGTGaataaaatcaatgaaatacTAAAATCTACACAACGTGAAAAGAATTTAGCTTTACTCGATTTTTACGGTTTCGAATTGCTTGAAATCAACTCTTTTGAGCAATTCGCCATAAATTACAGTGCTGAAAAGATACACCAG aattttgttCACAACATATTAAGGCTGGAACAGGAACTCTATATACGCGAAGGGCTCGAATGGACACGCGTAGATTTCTTTGATAATGAGTCAATTTGTGAACTTATCGATAAGCCAAGTTATGGTATTCTAAGTATTATTAATGAGCCGCATCTCAACAGCAATGAAGCACTTTTGCTACGCATACAACAATGTTGTGCAGGACATCCGAATTTTATAAGCGGCAGTCAGAATTCAATGTGCTTCAA aaTACGTCATTTTGCCAATGTCGTGAGTTATTCGATACATCGCTTTTTAGAAAAGAATTCGGACGTTTTGCCGAAGTATGTTAGTGGAGCAATGTACCAAAGTAAACTGCCTTTAGTTCAAAGTCTCTTCCCAGAAG GCAATCCTCGACGCCAAGTGAGCCGCAAACCAACAACACTGAGTTCGAACGTGCGTACCCAATTGCATACGTTATTGGCCATAATAAAGAATCGACGCTCCCACTATGTGTTCTGTATAAAACCGAATGAATGCAAGCAGTCGCATACCTTCGATTTGGCATTGGTTCAGCATCAGGTGCGTTATATGTCACTAATGCCATTGGTGCATCTCTGTCGCACGGGGCATTGCTTCCATTTGCCGCATGCCAAATTCTATAATCGCTACAAACTGCTGAATAACTCAACTTGGCCGCATTATCGTGGCAATGTGAGTACGGACAATGGTCCACCGAGTTGCAGCATTGTGGAAGGTGTTGCGCTCATCATACGCCACTTGCCGCTACCGGCGGCGGAATTTACAATCGGCACGAAAAACGTGTTTGTACGCAGTCCGCGCACCGAGTATGAATTGGAGCAATTTCGCCGAGAACGCATCAATGAATTAGCCATTTTGATACAGACTAAATTTCGTATGTATGTGGCGCGCAAACATTTTCTACGAATGCGGCAAAGCCAGATTATAATTGCGAGCGCCTGGCGCACATGGCGG GCACGCAAAGAATATACGGTTATGAAGTATAAACGGCAAGTGCATTGGGCTGTCGATATTATATCCAGATATTATCGACATTGGAAGATACGTCATTTTCTGTTAACCATACCGATGCGTTTGCCACCAAACACGTTAAGTCCGCTCTCAACAGAATGGCCAACAGCGCCTAAGTTTCTTGCTGAAACATCGCGTTTACTTCGTGCCATCTACCATCGTTGGAAATGCTATATTTACCGCAGCTCCTTTGATCAGACCTCACGCAATCGTATGCGTGAAAAAGTTACTGCCAGTATTATCTTTAAGGATCGCAAAGCATCATACTCTCGGAG TGTTGGTCATCCGTTTGTGGGCGATTATGTGAGGCTGCGGCATAACCAACAATGGAAGAAAATGTGTGTGGAAACGAATGATCAATATGTGGTATTCGCTGacattattaataaaatcaCGCGCTCTAGTGGAAAG TTCGTACCGATTTTGCTGGTGTTATCAACATCGTCATTACTGCTGCTTGACCAACGTACGCTGCAAATCAAATATCGCGTGCCTGCATCGGAGATTTATCGCATGTCCTTAA
- the Myo1b_1 gene encoding unconventional myosin-Ib isoform X1: protein MEQEIGTWDSVLLENLSEDSFINNIHLRYKRDHIYTYIGTSVVAVNPYHHISERTSDTIRNYGSKGIFQLPPHIYGLTNLAFQSLKDQGEDQCIVLTGESGAGKTESFKMIVNFLTHIQDKITTSQLFKKETPNCSTGSGYVGYVQTHRRTSSNCSVPNVASYKKSDSAMTITNTARRQSLSPGPGPRRCSTANASAQRIRAESSDRSQGRRNMREKIVDFDFSHHKSTENISFIDGKATSRTIDKHPSKSCFKHQPTQTAPINTANLINSSLATSSKYLHSAHQSGSVTSGGCRQCGHSRCTRALALEMDTRNMPFKTSTAHSFLAGPSRAMHRGSFCNLLRQHSTESQTDRSSLIGSTQRISLYEAHKQNQLATATCTIMPSNVATGAQTSSTLSLSGTMNMPSTRSRRKSPSQRLRECVTCADVFLEAMGNAVTLKNSNSSRYGKLFDIEIDFKGDPMGVHITHFMLEKTRITNTSVGERNFHIFYQLLLGADLPLLKSLKLYRNVEKYDILRNTTAIEEDRDNFHYTKKSLEILGLSCDEITAILRVIAIVLKLGNFIFVPITNIDGTEGCQISNVYEVQETAHLLSLEAQILINCLTRANCSNSTMEDVGCELDARQAANARNTLCRTLYGRLFTWLVNKINEILKSTQREKNLALLDFYGFELLEINSFEQFAINYSAEKIHQNFVHNILRLEQELYIREGLEWTRVDFFDNESICELIDKPSYGILSIINEPHLNSNEALLLRIQQCCAGHPNFISGSQNSMCFKIRHFANVVSYSIHRFLEKNSDVLPKYVSGAMYQSKLPLVQSLFPEGNPRRQVSRKPTTLSSNVRTQLHTLLAIIKNRRSHYVFCIKPNECKQSHTFDLALVQHQVRYMSLMPLVHLCRTGHCFHLPHAKFYNRYKLLNNSTWPHYRGNVSTDNGPPSCSIVEGVALIIRHLPLPAAEFTIGTKNVFVRSPRTEYELEQFRRERINELAILIQTKFRMYVARKHFLRMRQSQIIIASAWRTWRECRFSIPFKGRRHLWSLYRSARKEYTVMKYKRQVHWAVDIISRYYRHWKIRHFLLTIPMRLPPNTLSPLSTEWPTAPKFLAETSRLLRAIYHRWKCYIYRSSFDQTSRNRMREKVTASIIFKDRKASYSRSVGHPFVGDYVRLRHNQQWKKMCVETNDQYVVFADIINKITRSSGKFVPILLVLSTSSLLLLDQRTLQIKYRVPASEIYRMSLSPYLDDIAVFHVKASEFGRKKGDFVFQTGHVIEIVTKMFLVIQNATGKPPEIHISTEFEANFGQQTIIFSFKYGGMSDLVQSQPKVTRKANRMEITV, encoded by the exons ATGGAACAAGAGATTGGAACATGGGACTCAGTTCTGCTGGAGAATCTTTCTGAAGATAGCTTTATTAACAATATCCACCTTCGCTACAAACGTGACCATATATAC acatacatcGGAACATCTGTTGTCGCTGTGAATCCATATCATCACATATCAGAACGAACGTCGGACACTATACGCAATTATGGCAGCAAAGGAATCTTTCAGCTGCCACCGCATat TTACGGTTTGACGAATTTAGCTTTTCAATCCCTGAAGGACCAAGGCGAAGATCAGTGTATTGTACTAACAG GCGAAAGTGGCGCAGGAAAAACAGAATCATTCAAAATGATCGTTAATTTTCTCACGCATATTCAAGACAAAATCACAACATCGCAACTATTTAAAAAGGAAACACCGAATTGCAGTACCGGTAGTGGTTATGTTGGTTATGTTCAAACACATCGGCGTACATCTAGCAATTGTTCGGTTCCAAATGTTGCttcatataaaaaatctgaTAGTGCCATGACAATAACAAATACAGCTCGCCGTCAGTCACTTTCGCCTGGTCCAGGGCCACGTCGTTGCAGCACTGCAAATGCTTCCGCACAACGCATTCGCGCTGAAAGCTCAGATCGCAGTCAAGGTCGGCGTAATATGCGAGAGAAAATTGTCGACTTCGATTTCTCTCATCACAAAAGtactgaaaatatttcatttatcgaTGGAAAAGCTACATCACGTACTATTGATAAACATCCGTCAAAGTCATGCTTTAAGCACCAGCCAACACAAACAGCCCCTATTAACACTGCCAATCTAATAAACTCAAGCTTAGCCACATCATCGAAATACCTGCATAGTGCCCATCAATCTGGAAGCGTAACTAGCGGCGGTTGTCGCCAGTGTGGTCATAGTAGATGTACACGCGCTTTGGCTCTCGAAATGGATACTCGCAATATGCCATTCAAAACAAGCACTGCACACAGTTTCTTAGCTGGTCCTTCAAGAGCCATGCATCGCGGTAGCTTCTGCAATTTATTGCGACAACATTCCACTGAAAGCCAAACCGACCGTTCGTCATTGATTGGTTCAACACAACGTATATCTCTTTACGAGGCACACAAACAGAATCAGTTGGCCACCGCCACTTGTACGATCATGCCAAGTAATGTTGCAACTGGTGCACAAACTTCTTCAACACTATCGCTCTCAGGGACAATGAATATGCCAAGCACAAGGTCGCGTCGAAAGTCACCGAGTCAAAGATTGCGGGAATGTGTCACTTGTGCCGATGTTTTTCTAGAAGCCATGGGAAATGCGGTTACCTTAAAGAACAGCAATTCCAGTCGTTAT GGCAAACTATTTGACATTGAAATCGACTTTAAGGGTGACCCGATGGGTGTGCACATAACTCATT TCATGTTGGAAAAG ACGCGCATTACCAATACCAGTGTTGGGGAACGCAATTTTCACATATTCTACCAGTTGCTGTTGGGAGCTGATCTACCATTGTTAA AATCCCTCAAACTATATAGGAATGTGGAAAAATACGATATCTTAAGGAATACAACTGCCATTGAAGAAGATCGCGATAATTTTCATTACACCAAA aaATCTCTTGAAATACTTGGTTTGTCGTGTGATGAAATTACCGCCATACTTCGTGTCATTGCAATCGTTTTAAAGTTAGGAAACTTCATTTTTGTGCCCATAACCAATATCGATGGAACTGAAGGCTGTCAAATATCAAATGTTTAcg AAGTGCAAGAGACAGCACACTTACTAAGTTTAGAAGCTCAAATCTTAATAAATTGCCTTACTCGAGccaattgctcaaatagcactATGGAAGATGTCG gcTGCGAATTAGATGCTCGTCAAGCAGCCAATGCACGTAACACCCTCTGTCGCACACTTTATGGCCGGCTATTTACTTGGTTGGTGaataaaatcaatgaaatacTAAAATCTACACAACGTGAAAAGAATTTAGCTTTACTCGATTTTTACGGTTTCGAATTGCTTGAAATCAACTCTTTTGAGCAATTCGCCATAAATTACAGTGCTGAAAAGATACACCAG aattttgttCACAACATATTAAGGCTGGAACAGGAACTCTATATACGCGAAGGGCTCGAATGGACACGCGTAGATTTCTTTGATAATGAGTCAATTTGTGAACTTATCGATAAGCCAAGTTATGGTATTCTAAGTATTATTAATGAGCCGCATCTCAACAGCAATGAAGCACTTTTGCTACGCATACAACAATGTTGTGCAGGACATCCGAATTTTATAAGCGGCAGTCAGAATTCAATGTGCTTCAA aaTACGTCATTTTGCCAATGTCGTGAGTTATTCGATACATCGCTTTTTAGAAAAGAATTCGGACGTTTTGCCGAAGTATGTTAGTGGAGCAATGTACCAAAGTAAACTGCCTTTAGTTCAAAGTCTCTTCCCAGAAG GCAATCCTCGACGCCAAGTGAGCCGCAAACCAACAACACTGAGTTCGAACGTGCGTACCCAATTGCATACGTTATTGGCCATAATAAAGAATCGACGCTCCCACTATGTGTTCTGTATAAAACCGAATGAATGCAAGCAGTCGCATACCTTCGATTTGGCATTGGTTCAGCATCAGGTGCGTTATATGTCACTAATGCCATTGGTGCATCTCTGTCGCACGGGGCATTGCTTCCATTTGCCGCATGCCAAATTCTATAATCGCTACAAACTGCTGAATAACTCAACTTGGCCGCATTATCGTGGCAATGTGAGTACGGACAATGGTCCACCGAGTTGCAGCATTGTGGAAGGTGTTGCGCTCATCATACGCCACTTGCCGCTACCGGCGGCGGAATTTACAATCGGCACGAAAAACGTGTTTGTACGCAGTCCGCGCACCGAGTATGAATTGGAGCAATTTCGCCGAGAACGCATCAATGAATTAGCCATTTTGATACAGACTAAATTTCGTATGTATGTGGCGCGCAAACATTTTCTACGAATGCGGCAAAGCCAGATTATAATTGCGAGCGCCTGGCGCACATGGCGG GAATGTCGCTTTAGCATTCCCTTTAAAGGCCGAAGACACCTGTGGAGTCTCTATCGCAGT GCACGCAAAGAATATACGGTTATGAAGTATAAACGGCAAGTGCATTGGGCTGTCGATATTATATCCAGATATTATCGACATTGGAAGATACGTCATTTTCTGTTAACCATACCGATGCGTTTGCCACCAAACACGTTAAGTCCGCTCTCAACAGAATGGCCAACAGCGCCTAAGTTTCTTGCTGAAACATCGCGTTTACTTCGTGCCATCTACCATCGTTGGAAATGCTATATTTACCGCAGCTCCTTTGATCAGACCTCACGCAATCGTATGCGTGAAAAAGTTACTGCCAGTATTATCTTTAAGGATCGCAAAGCATCATACTCTCGGAG TGTTGGTCATCCGTTTGTGGGCGATTATGTGAGGCTGCGGCATAACCAACAATGGAAGAAAATGTGTGTGGAAACGAATGATCAATATGTGGTATTCGCTGacattattaataaaatcaCGCGCTCTAGTGGAAAG TTCGTACCGATTTTGCTGGTGTTATCAACATCGTCATTACTGCTGCTTGACCAACGTACGCTGCAAATCAAATATCGCGTGCCTGCATCGGAGATTTATCGCATGTCCTTAA